Proteins encoded by one window of Maliibacterium massiliense:
- the rimI gene encoding ribosomal protein S18-alanine N-acetyltransferase, translating into MEGLTLETMRAADLDAINALEQRCFSVPWSRHAFEQELENPAACYVVAHLAGRVVGYAGVWIIVDEGHITNVAVHPGFRAQGIGRALVAELIARAQARGAAAMTLEVRPSNTYARRLYEHFGFVGVGVRPGYYEDNHEDALIMWRR; encoded by the coding sequence ATGGAGGGACTGACGCTGGAGACCATGCGCGCGGCGGATCTGGACGCAATCAACGCCCTGGAGCAGCGCTGCTTTTCCGTGCCCTGGTCCCGTCACGCTTTTGAGCAGGAGCTGGAAAACCCCGCGGCCTGCTACGTGGTGGCGCATCTTGCGGGGCGCGTGGTGGGGTACGCCGGCGTGTGGATCATCGTAGACGAGGGGCACATCACCAATGTGGCGGTGCATCCGGGCTTTCGCGCGCAGGGCATCGGCCGCGCGCTTGTGGCGGAGCTGATCGCGCGCGCGCAGGCGCGTGGCGCGGCAGCCATGACGCTGGAGGTGCGCCCCTCCAACACATACGCCCGCAGGCTCTACGAGCACTTTGGCTTTGTGGGGGTGGGCGTGCGCCCGGGCTACTATGAGGACAACCACGAGGACGCGCTGATCATGTGGCGCAGATAA
- a CDS encoding 4Fe-4S binding protein → MLRKIIKIDVEKCNGCGKCAAACHEGAIAMVDGKARLMREDYCDGLGDCLPACPTGAITFETREAPAYDAVAVRAAKAAEPLPCGCPGTHAKAIARHAEPAAQEAAPCESALAQWPVQIKLAPANAPYFAGAKLLVAADCTAYAYAGFHSRFMRGHVTLIGCPKLDGVDYAEKLAHILQHNNIKSVTVVRMEVPCCGGIEQAVKAALQSSGKCIPWQVATISTDGRILED, encoded by the coding sequence ATGCTTCGAAAAATCATCAAAATCGATGTGGAAAAATGCAACGGCTGCGGCAAATGCGCGGCCGCCTGCCATGAGGGGGCCATCGCCATGGTGGATGGCAAGGCTCGCCTGATGCGCGAGGATTACTGCGATGGGCTGGGCGACTGCCTACCCGCATGCCCCACAGGCGCCATCACCTTTGAAACGCGCGAGGCGCCCGCCTACGACGCTGTGGCAGTGCGGGCCGCCAAGGCGGCGGAGCCCCTTCCCTGCGGCTGCCCCGGCACGCACGCCAAAGCCATTGCGCGCCATGCTGAACCCGCTGCGCAGGAGGCCGCGCCGTGCGAAAGCGCGCTGGCCCAGTGGCCTGTGCAGATCAAGCTTGCGCCCGCAAACGCGCCTTATTTTGCGGGCGCCAAGCTGCTGGTCGCCGCCGACTGCACCGCCTACGCCTACGCAGGCTTCCACAGCCGCTTCATGCGCGGGCATGTGACGCTCATCGGCTGCCCCAAGCTGGACGGCGTGGATTACGCGGAAAAGCTGGCCCACATCCTCCAGCACAACAATATAAAAAGCGTCACCGTGGTGCGCATGGAGGTGCCCTGCTGCGGCGGCATCGAGCAGGCCGTCAAAGCGGCCCTGCAGTCAAGCGGCAAGTGTATCCCCTGGCAGGTCGCCACTATCAGCACGGACGGCCGCATATTGGAGGACTGA
- the tsaE gene encoding tRNA (adenosine(37)-N6)-threonylcarbamoyltransferase complex ATPase subunit type 1 TsaE has protein sequence MLTFEMTSAAQTARLGRHVARALAPGSVLALWGGLGAGKTVFTQGLAQGLGVDVPVTSPTYTLLHIYEQGRLALYHFDLYRLENPAQAQAIGFDDYAYADGVCVIEWPTRLAQMLPERRVDVTIEKGEGDVRTVAIDDPFGQLQEEVRL, from the coding sequence TTGCTGACATTTGAGATGACATCCGCAGCGCAGACCGCGCGCCTGGGCCGGCACGTTGCGCGCGCGCTTGCGCCCGGCAGCGTGCTTGCGCTGTGGGGCGGCCTTGGCGCGGGCAAGACGGTCTTTACCCAGGGCTTGGCGCAGGGGTTGGGCGTGGATGTGCCCGTGACGAGCCCCACCTACACGCTGCTGCACATCTATGAGCAAGGGCGCCTTGCGCTCTACCACTTCGATCTGTACCGGCTGGAAAACCCAGCGCAGGCGCAGGCTATCGGCTTTGACGACTACGCCTACGCGGACGGCGTCTGCGTCATCGAGTGGCCCACCCGCCTTGCCCAGATGCTGCCCGAGCGGCGCGTGGATGTGACCATCGAGAAGGGGGAGGGGGACGTGCGTACCGTCGCCATAGATGACCCCTTTGGCCAGCTTCAAGAGGAGGTGCGCCTGTGA
- a CDS encoding NADP-dependent isocitrate dehydrogenase — protein MQKMQMKTPLVEMDGDEMTRIIWQMIKDKLLSPYIDLKCEYYDLGLEMRDQTDDAVTVEAANAIKKYGVGVKCATITPNAQRVEEYHLKEMWKSPNGTIRAILDGTVFRAPILTASVKPSVRTWEQPITIARHAYGDVYRNSEMRIPAPGKVELVYSDAAGREVSRQEIFGFKGPGVVQGVHNLDASIESFAHACFRFALDNRQDLWFSTKDTISKTYDHRFKDIFADVYARDYKAAFEKAGIAYFYTLIDDAVARVIRSKGGMIWACKNYDGDVMSDMVATAFGSLAMMTSVLVSPEGNYEYEAAHGTVTRHYYRHLKGEETSTNCMATLFAWTGALRKRGELDGIADLPRFADAMERAALDTIEAGKMTKDLALLSDKQDITVLNTGAFIDAVAETFAQSWNK, from the coding sequence ATGCAGAAAATGCAGATGAAGACGCCGCTTGTGGAGATGGACGGCGATGAGATGACCCGCATCATCTGGCAGATGATCAAGGACAAGCTGCTTTCTCCGTACATCGATTTGAAGTGTGAATACTATGACCTGGGCCTGGAGATGCGCGACCAGACGGACGACGCCGTCACGGTGGAGGCGGCAAACGCCATCAAAAAATACGGCGTGGGCGTCAAGTGCGCCACCATCACGCCCAACGCCCAGCGCGTGGAGGAATATCATTTAAAGGAGATGTGGAAGAGCCCCAACGGCACCATCCGCGCCATACTGGACGGCACGGTGTTCCGCGCGCCCATCCTGACGGCGAGCGTCAAGCCCTCGGTGCGCACTTGGGAGCAGCCCATCACCATCGCCCGCCACGCCTATGGTGACGTGTACCGCAACAGTGAGATGCGCATCCCCGCCCCCGGCAAGGTAGAGCTTGTATACAGCGACGCGGCGGGCAGGGAGGTCTCCCGCCAGGAGATTTTCGGTTTTAAGGGCCCCGGTGTGGTGCAGGGGGTGCACAACCTGGACGCCTCCATCGAGAGCTTCGCGCACGCGTGCTTCCGCTTCGCGCTGGATAACAGGCAGGATTTGTGGTTCTCCACCAAGGACACCATCTCCAAAACGTACGACCACCGCTTTAAAGATATCTTTGCGGACGTCTACGCGCGGGATTACAAAGCGGCCTTTGAGAAGGCGGGCATTGCATATTTCTACACCCTGATCGACGACGCGGTGGCGCGGGTGATCCGCTCCAAGGGCGGCATGATCTGGGCCTGCAAGAATTACGATGGCGACGTGATGAGCGACATGGTGGCCACGGCCTTCGGCAGCCTCGCGATGATGACCTCGGTGCTGGTCTCGCCCGAGGGCAACTACGAGTACGAGGCGGCCCACGGCACGGTGACGCGCCACTACTACCGCCATCTCAAGGGGGAGGAGACCTCCACCAACTGCATGGCGACGCTCTTTGCGTGGACGGGCGCGCTGCGCAAGCGCGGCGAACTGGACGGGATTGCGGATTTGCCGCGCTTTGCCGATGCGATGGAGCGCGCCGCGCTGGACACCATCGAGGCGGGCAAGATGACCAAGGATTTGGCGCTGCTCAGCGATAAGCAGGATATCACCGTGCTGAACACGGGCGCGTTTATCGACGCGGTTGCGGAGACGTTCGCGCAGAGCTGGAACAAATAA
- a CDS encoding ECF transporter S component — translation MNARVKHIVTCGMLAAIAAVLFYFPEFPLPFLPPWLKIDFSFVPVLLGGFSMGPLYGVVILLVKDLIGLLHSSSAFIGELADFLMGLAILLPAAILYHRNRTRKTALIGLAIGTALMSVVAIFCNQYLLLPLYMNTMGMSIDVSAYLYLGVLPFNLIKGVLVSLVTFILYKRLRNLHALAQ, via the coding sequence ATGAATGCACGCGTCAAGCACATCGTTACCTGTGGCATGCTCGCCGCCATCGCGGCGGTGCTGTTCTACTTTCCGGAATTTCCGCTTCCATTTTTGCCACCGTGGCTGAAGATCGACTTTTCCTTTGTGCCGGTGCTGCTGGGCGGCTTTTCCATGGGTCCCCTCTACGGGGTGGTGATCCTGCTTGTGAAGGATCTGATCGGCCTGCTGCACTCCTCCAGCGCTTTTATCGGGGAGCTGGCGGACTTCCTCATGGGCCTGGCCATCCTGCTGCCCGCAGCCATTCTGTACCACAGAAACCGCACCCGCAAGACGGCCCTGATTGGCCTTGCCATCGGCACGGCGCTGATGAGCGTGGTGGCGATCTTCTGCAACCAGTACCTGCTGCTGCCACTCTACATGAACACCATGGGCATGTCCATTGACGTAAGCGCCTACCTGTATCTGGGCGTGCTGCCCTTCAATTTGATCAAGGGTGTGCTGGTATCGCTGGTGACGTTTATACTCTACAAACGGCTGCGCAATCTGCACGCGCTGGCCCAGTAA
- the murF gene encoding UDP-N-acetylmuramoyl-tripeptide--D-alanyl-D-alanine ligase — translation MIWVILLWIAASAAAVLEAIRCVHMLQLESYKLAGYRAWVMAHTKSWLPALLVMAAVGVAASLLASVSALASVLAVCAGAVIAVVRFVIYQRAPKKKPLVYTQRVQRLLSCYSVLALVQCALILALVPWFLVGLLLLPAAIAPFEVLLAAAVMQPAERGVQRRLFNEAKTKLARMQNTVKIGITGSYGKTSAKFALGTILSERFKTVVTPQSYNTPMGVTRVIREQLDDSCEVFVSEMGARFVGDIAEMCDLVGPRYGLITSVGPQHLETFGSQENVNKTKYELIDALPEDGVGFFPHDGDICDALYEKTQKPKVRFGFDETCDIAAEDIQVTCEGSAFTLVDRRAGGRVACSTKLLGRHNIQNILGACAVARALGMSMEEIARGVAKIAPVEHRLQLLPPNNGITVIDDAFNANPVGTRMAMEVLAQFPGRRIVITPGMVELGAREAELNEAFGAQMAKAADIAILIGKKRSEPIARGLQSAGFDAANLHVVGSLDEASALLATLSRVGDVVLFENDLPDQYEE, via the coding sequence ATGATTTGGGTGATATTGTTGTGGATTGCGGCGTCCGCCGCCGCAGTGCTGGAGGCGATCCGGTGCGTGCACATGCTGCAGCTGGAGAGCTACAAGCTGGCCGGCTACCGCGCGTGGGTGATGGCCCATACAAAGAGCTGGCTGCCCGCGCTGCTGGTGATGGCGGCGGTGGGGGTGGCAGCAAGCCTGCTGGCATCCGTCTCGGCGCTCGCGTCGGTGCTCGCGGTGTGCGCGGGCGCTGTGATCGCCGTCGTGCGCTTTGTGATCTACCAGCGCGCGCCCAAGAAAAAGCCGCTTGTCTATACGCAGCGCGTGCAGCGGCTGCTGTCCTGCTACAGCGTGCTGGCCCTGGTGCAGTGTGCGCTGATCCTGGCACTCGTGCCGTGGTTTCTGGTAGGGCTGCTGCTCTTGCCCGCGGCCATCGCGCCCTTTGAGGTGCTGCTGGCGGCGGCCGTGATGCAGCCGGCGGAGCGCGGGGTGCAGAGACGCCTGTTCAACGAGGCAAAGACAAAGCTCGCACGTATGCAAAACACCGTCAAGATCGGCATCACGGGCAGCTACGGCAAGACCAGCGCCAAGTTTGCGCTGGGTACGATCCTCTCGGAGCGCTTCAAAACCGTGGTGACGCCCCAGAGCTACAACACGCCCATGGGTGTGACGCGCGTGATCCGTGAGCAGCTGGATGATTCTTGCGAGGTGTTCGTCTCGGAGATGGGCGCCCGCTTTGTGGGGGATATCGCCGAGATGTGCGATCTGGTGGGGCCCAGATACGGCCTGATTACCTCGGTGGGCCCCCAGCATCTGGAGACGTTTGGCTCGCAGGAGAACGTCAACAAGACCAAGTACGAGCTGATCGACGCGCTGCCAGAGGATGGTGTGGGCTTCTTCCCGCACGATGGGGACATCTGCGACGCGCTCTATGAGAAGACGCAGAAACCCAAGGTGCGCTTTGGCTTTGACGAGACGTGTGACATCGCCGCCGAGGATATCCAGGTCACGTGCGAAGGCTCCGCCTTTACATTGGTGGACCGCAGGGCGGGCGGGCGCGTCGCGTGCAGCACCAAGCTGTTGGGCAGGCACAATATCCAGAACATCCTGGGCGCGTGCGCGGTCGCGCGCGCGCTGGGGATGAGCATGGAAGAGATCGCGCGCGGCGTTGCAAAAATCGCGCCTGTCGAGCACCGTCTGCAGCTATTGCCCCCCAATAACGGCATCACCGTGATCGACGATGCGTTCAACGCCAACCCCGTGGGCACCCGCATGGCCATGGAGGTGCTGGCCCAATTTCCGGGCCGCAGGATCGTGATCACGCCGGGCATGGTGGAATTGGGCGCGCGCGAGGCGGAGCTCAACGAGGCGTTTGGCGCGCAGATGGCCAAGGCGGCGGATATTGCGATTTTGATCGGCAAAAAGCGCAGCGAGCCCATTGCGCGGGGCCTGCAAAGTGCGGGCTTTGACGCGGCGAACCTGCACGTGGTGGGCAGCCTGGACGAGGCGTCGGCGCTGCTTGCCACCCTGTCACGCGTAGGCGACGTGGTGCTGTTTGAAAATGACCTGCCTGACCAGTATGAGGAATAA
- a CDS encoding alpha/beta hydrolase: MFIQARGVRVHIEEKGTGEPVLFLHGWGGCIDSFAPVINHVSQTRRAIALDFPGFGQSDEPPQPWDVTEYMALTAEIIRTLDIAPCKIICHSFGGRVAILLAATYPDLVGKMVFSDAAGLIPKRSLSYKIKVRTFKLMKKLAQRPWIVKALKALGIDLQKKIAARGSSDYKALSGVMRPTFVKVISQDLRPQLARIQSSVVLVWGAEDTDTPLSFGKIMAEEIPDAGLIVFEGAGHFAYLDQPGRFLAIVDSFFGGKDA; the protein is encoded by the coding sequence ATGTTTATCCAGGCACGGGGTGTGCGTGTGCATATCGAGGAGAAGGGCACCGGCGAGCCGGTGCTGTTTCTGCACGGTTGGGGCGGCTGCATCGACAGCTTTGCGCCGGTAATCAACCACGTGTCGCAGACAAGGCGTGCCATCGCGCTGGATTTCCCCGGCTTCGGCCAGAGCGACGAACCCCCGCAGCCCTGGGACGTGACCGAGTACATGGCGCTGACCGCTGAGATCATCCGCACGCTGGATATCGCGCCCTGCAAGATCATCTGCCACTCCTTCGGCGGGCGGGTGGCCATCCTGCTTGCTGCCACCTATCCCGATCTGGTGGGCAAGATGGTGTTCTCTGACGCTGCGGGCTTGATCCCCAAGCGCAGCCTTTCGTATAAGATCAAGGTGCGCACCTTTAAGCTTATGAAAAAGCTGGCGCAGCGCCCCTGGATCGTCAAAGCCCTCAAGGCGCTGGGCATCGATCTGCAAAAAAAGATCGCGGCGCGCGGGTCGTCCGATTATAAAGCGCTTTCGGGCGTGATGCGCCCCACCTTTGTCAAGGTGATCTCGCAGGATTTGCGCCCCCAGCTTGCGCGCATCCAGTCCTCCGTGGTGCTGGTGTGGGGCGCGGAGGATACCGATACCCCGCTCTCCTTTGGCAAAATCATGGCCGAGGAAATCCCCGACGCGGGGCTGATCGTCTTTGAGGGGGCGGGGCATTTTGCCTACCTGGACCAGCCGGGGCGCTTTCTTGCGATTGTGGATAGTTTCTTTGGAGGAAAAGACGCATGA
- a CDS encoding SEC-C metal-binding domain-containing protein encodes MTLYEQWNDWLENGAENEEQQRRQWMEYYQSEQAVYETLLADKRNHVEGKLADLAAEFNLNNILMMGFLDGINTSLGEALKLEELAEDTDIVLDIDWEKLYFNMHKAKANWLYNLKQWDGILDEKRRREITHEYRLSVQAVSQKVGRNDPCPCGSGKKYKHCCGAK; translated from the coding sequence ATGACGCTGTACGAACAATGGAACGACTGGCTGGAGAACGGCGCGGAAAACGAGGAGCAGCAGCGCCGCCAGTGGATGGAATACTACCAGAGCGAGCAGGCTGTCTACGAGACGCTGCTTGCCGATAAGCGCAATCACGTGGAGGGCAAGCTTGCGGATCTCGCCGCGGAGTTCAACCTCAACAACATTTTGATGATGGGTTTTCTCGACGGCATCAACACCAGCCTTGGAGAGGCGCTGAAGCTGGAGGAGCTGGCCGAGGATACCGATATCGTGTTGGATATCGACTGGGAGAAGCTCTACTTTAACATGCACAAGGCCAAGGCGAACTGGCTGTACAATCTCAAGCAGTGGGACGGCATCCTCGATGAGAAGCGCCGCCGCGAGATCACCCACGAGTACCGCCTGAGCGTGCAGGCGGTCTCCCAAAAGGTGGGGCGCAACGATCCCTGCCCCTGCGGCAGCGGCAAAAAGTATAAACATTGCTGCGGCGCCAAATAA
- a CDS encoding D-alanine--D-alanine ligase family protein has protein sequence MKQNLAVVFGGRSVEHDVSIITGAQLMDNADASKYNIIPIYIARDGAWYTGARLRDVDFFKHFDPQDKGVIAVGMVPASGRAVLRPLQQKTGLFAKRSEDIAIDVVIPAMHGLNGEDGTLQGLFELVNVPYASAGVLGSAVGMDKVMMKAVFKASGFPVLEAVDFTRARFEKEREQVLDEVERALPYPIFIKPANLGSSIGISRAVDRASLAEAIDVAVRYDRRILAERGVSQLKEINCSVLGYGGDARASLCEEPVSWKEFLTFDQKYLRGGKGAKGGMQSLQRKLPAPISEEMTGRIQDLAVRVFAALDLKGVVRIDFIIDEADGALYVNEVNTIPGSFAFYLWEPLGVTFKDLVDELVAIAQRAHAEKNANDYAFDSRILDKFQSGGGKLAK, from the coding sequence ATGAAGCAGAATCTTGCCGTGGTGTTTGGCGGCCGCAGTGTGGAACACGATGTATCCATCATCACGGGCGCGCAGCTGATGGACAATGCAGACGCGTCCAAATACAACATCATCCCCATCTACATTGCGCGCGACGGCGCATGGTACACGGGCGCGCGCCTGCGCGACGTGGATTTTTTCAAACATTTTGACCCGCAGGATAAGGGCGTGATTGCCGTGGGCATGGTGCCGGCGTCCGGCCGCGCGGTGCTGCGCCCGCTGCAGCAGAAGACTGGCCTTTTCGCCAAGCGCAGCGAGGATATTGCCATCGACGTAGTCATCCCCGCCATGCACGGCTTAAACGGCGAGGACGGCACGCTGCAGGGCCTCTTTGAGCTGGTCAACGTGCCCTATGCGAGCGCCGGCGTGCTGGGCAGCGCGGTGGGTATGGACAAGGTGATGATGAAGGCGGTGTTCAAGGCCAGCGGCTTCCCCGTGCTGGAGGCGGTGGACTTTACCCGCGCGCGCTTTGAGAAAGAGAGAGAGCAGGTGCTCGACGAGGTGGAGCGGGCACTGCCCTATCCCATCTTTATCAAGCCCGCCAATCTGGGCTCCAGCATCGGCATCTCCCGTGCGGTTGACCGGGCGAGCCTGGCGGAGGCCATCGACGTGGCCGTGCGTTACGACCGGCGCATCCTGGCAGAGCGAGGCGTCTCCCAGCTTAAGGAGATCAACTGCTCGGTGCTGGGCTACGGCGGTGACGCGCGCGCAAGCCTGTGCGAGGAGCCGGTCAGCTGGAAGGAATTCTTGACCTTTGACCAGAAGTACCTGCGCGGGGGCAAGGGCGCCAAGGGGGGCATGCAGTCCCTGCAGCGCAAGCTGCCCGCGCCCATCTCCGAGGAGATGACGGGGCGCATTCAGGATTTGGCGGTGCGGGTGTTTGCCGCGCTGGATTTAAAGGGCGTGGTGCGCATCGACTTTATCATCGACGAGGCGGACGGCGCGCTCTATGTCAACGAGGTCAACACCATCCCCGGCTCCTTTGCGTTCTACCTGTGGGAGCCGCTGGGCGTCACCTTTAAGGATTTGGTCGATGAGCTGGTGGCCATCGCCCAGCGCGCGCACGCGGAGAAAAACGCGAACGATTACGCCTTTGACTCCCGCATTCTGGATAAATTCCAGTCCGGCGGCGGCAAACTGGCGAAATAA
- a CDS encoding helix-turn-helix transcriptional regulator, translated as MNTVAAVRIRIMQLCAQKGLTIHRLAYLSAVPPSTIQSILYGKSQNPTIVTIKMLCDGLNITLGTFFSTALFDALEQELQ; from the coding sequence ATGAATACCGTTGCAGCCGTGCGCATACGCATTATGCAGCTGTGCGCGCAAAAGGGCCTGACCATCCACAGACTGGCATATCTGTCGGCCGTCCCCCCTTCTACCATTCAAAGCATCCTCTATGGCAAAAGCCAAAACCCGACCATTGTAACCATCAAAATGCTGTGCGACGGCCTGAACATCACACTGGGCACGTTTTTCAGCACGGCGTTATTCGATGCCCTGGAGCAGGAACTCCAATAA
- the tsaB gene encoding tRNA (adenosine(37)-N6)-threonylcarbamoyltransferase complex dimerization subunit type 1 TsaB translates to MKLICMDTSAQVASLAAMEDGALVAERWQLYRKNHSKILLPMLEDMLGMLGWAPRDVDVWSAITGPGSFTGVRIGVTTARALAHAWDKPVVGISALEALCMDAPQAPGWVAPLMDARRNQVYAAAYAFEGDALCPCIAPAACALEEMLAKLADRDATFVGDGACLHREAIAQAMGARAHFLPAHLGVQRASAAAVLAYARASAGETAHYNTLLPLYLRAPQAEREYAKRRAQGE, encoded by the coding sequence GTGAAACTGATCTGTATGGATACCAGCGCCCAGGTGGCATCACTCGCCGCCATGGAGGATGGCGCGCTGGTGGCGGAGCGGTGGCAGCTCTACCGCAAAAACCACTCGAAAATCCTGCTGCCGATGCTGGAGGATATGCTGGGCATGCTGGGCTGGGCGCCGCGGGATGTGGACGTGTGGTCTGCTATCACCGGCCCGGGCTCTTTTACGGGGGTGCGTATCGGTGTGACGACGGCGCGCGCGCTCGCCCATGCCTGGGATAAGCCCGTGGTGGGGATAAGCGCGCTGGAGGCGCTGTGCATGGACGCGCCCCAGGCCCCAGGCTGGGTGGCGCCGCTGATGGATGCGCGCAGAAACCAGGTCTACGCGGCCGCGTACGCCTTTGAAGGGGACGCGCTATGCCCCTGCATCGCGCCTGCAGCGTGCGCGCTGGAGGAAATGCTGGCAAAACTTGCGGACAGGGATGCCACCTTTGTGGGGGACGGCGCATGCCTTCATCGCGAAGCGATTGCCCAGGCCATGGGCGCGCGGGCGCATTTTCTGCCCGCGCACCTGGGCGTGCAGCGCGCCTCTGCCGCTGCGGTGCTTGCCTATGCCCGCGCATCTGCGGGCGAGACGGCGCACTACAATACGCTGCTTCCCCTCTACTTGCGCGCCCCGCAGGCGGAGCGGGAGTACGCCAAACGCCGCGCGCAGGGAGAGTGA
- a CDS encoding DUF2871 domain-containing protein yields MKKYINTAMVYAIAALASGVFYREFTRFNGVAQGAGALGLVHTHLFMLGMVFFLLLAALEGRLALTKQPRFGLFYGLYNGGLALTAAALFARGVMDVLLARDPLGVSPEAYVSVSYVAGVGHIVLAAGLILGFVLLRRAAREA; encoded by the coding sequence ATGAAGAAATACATCAACACAGCCATGGTCTACGCCATCGCCGCGCTGGCAAGCGGGGTGTTTTACCGGGAGTTTACCCGCTTTAACGGCGTTGCGCAGGGCGCAGGCGCGCTGGGGTTGGTGCATACCCACCTGTTTATGCTGGGCATGGTGTTTTTTCTGCTGCTCGCCGCACTGGAGGGCAGGCTGGCTCTTACAAAACAGCCGCGCTTCGGGCTCTTTTACGGACTGTACAACGGGGGGCTGGCACTCACGGCGGCGGCCCTGTTTGCGCGCGGTGTGATGGATGTGCTGCTTGCGCGCGATCCGCTGGGCGTTTCGCCGGAGGCGTACGTATCAGTGAGCTATGTGGCGGGCGTGGGCCACATCGTGCTTGCAGCGGGGCTGATCCTGGGCTTTGTGCTGCTGCGCAGGGCCGCCAGGGAAGCGTAG